One window of Mucilaginibacter inviolabilis genomic DNA carries:
- a CDS encoding PAS domain-containing protein, which produces MPIKHSSALPPEMLRVFETLPHPYLILSKELYILTASNTYLQLTGKMRAELLEKHLFDVFPQKPDWASEEGGIVFSLEQVLKTGKPHQLPVTRFDTPNQSGILQERYWDTAHTPVLDPDGDICYIIHHTQDVTEKVIAERNLNISLEKEKAAAAKAGQLSQQMEKLFDEIPAQIAIFTGPDLVYEFINPLYEKEFFPGRKILGKPLLMAMPEIAALPVWDALQQVYKTGKTYVGNEICVPLVSEIGGSPDDHYFNFIYQAIRDDKGNITGVLSFKYDITELVMAKKRLEQTSRELLALNEGLAHANEEIQVTSEEIQSANEELSATNEELFRAQQSLLKLNNELESRVELRTLELLTAQADATGQTERLKRFFMQAPAGICILDGPDFIFELVNPPYQKLFPGRKLTGKPLLEALPELKDQLIADILKNVYKTGNTFEGKELLVPLAREAGGPLEDRYFTFIYQARYDATDKVDGIMVFAFEVTEAVLVRQKEKENEERFRFLLNAMPQQVWTARPNGKLDYVNEVICDDFGRSAEDIISQGWQAFIHPDDQQNCLKKWLTALRTGQEYLVEFRLKFQDGQYRWHLARAVPLIENGEIKLWLGTNTNIDIQKTNEQKKDEFLSIASHELKTPLTSIKAFNQLMMRISDPSKLNDLIQKSAAHVLRLEKLISDLLDVSRINAGKMDYNMETFNFHEMLRDTIDSVQHTTTSHRIILESAEDITYTGDRFRLEQVVNNLLTNAIKYSPEADTVIVNCILHDDNSLIVSVQDFGIGIEEKNLSRLFERYYRVDNTAMRFEGLGLGLFISAEILKRHNGSFWIDSVPNEGSTFFFRLLTHQIPKQAAIIQGDLYYHDSAITLSYNSIHSRIDADWTGFQNLESVQQGCHRMLNMMIKNNVYKILNNNIHVLGNWSEAVDWVAQECFPAMQKAGLRYFAWVNSPSVFSQLSARKSVNDLNGEMTISFFADVITAETWINKQ; this is translated from the coding sequence ATGCCCATTAAACACAGTTCAGCGTTGCCCCCAGAAATGTTAAGGGTTTTTGAGACCTTACCTCACCCTTATCTTATTCTTTCAAAGGAACTGTATATACTTACTGCCAGTAACACTTATTTACAATTAACCGGTAAAATGCGGGCCGAGCTGCTGGAAAAGCATTTGTTTGATGTTTTCCCCCAAAAGCCGGATTGGGCATCTGAAGAAGGGGGCATCGTTTTTTCATTAGAGCAGGTATTAAAAACCGGTAAACCACATCAATTACCTGTTACACGTTTTGACACGCCTAATCAATCAGGCATATTACAGGAGCGTTACTGGGATACCGCCCATACACCTGTACTTGATCCTGATGGTGATATCTGTTATATTATACACCATACCCAGGATGTTACCGAAAAGGTAATTGCCGAACGGAATTTAAATATCAGTTTAGAAAAGGAAAAAGCAGCGGCAGCAAAGGCAGGTCAGCTAAGCCAGCAAATGGAAAAGCTATTTGATGAGATACCTGCGCAAATTGCCATTTTTACGGGCCCCGATCTTGTATATGAGTTTATAAACCCGCTTTACGAAAAAGAATTTTTCCCGGGGCGTAAAATATTGGGTAAGCCTTTGCTGATGGCTATGCCAGAGATTGCTGCCCTGCCTGTTTGGGACGCGCTGCAGCAAGTTTATAAAACCGGCAAAACCTATGTTGGCAATGAGATCTGTGTACCACTGGTGAGCGAAATTGGAGGATCACCGGATGATCATTATTTTAATTTTATTTACCAGGCTATCCGCGATGATAAAGGAAATATAACGGGTGTTTTAAGCTTCAAATATGATATCACCGAGTTGGTTATGGCTAAAAAACGCCTGGAACAAACCAGCAGGGAATTATTAGCCCTTAATGAGGGCTTAGCTCATGCCAACGAAGAAATACAGGTTACCAGCGAGGAAATACAATCGGCCAACGAGGAGTTAAGCGCCACGAACGAGGAGCTGTTCCGGGCACAGCAAAGTCTGCTCAAATTAAACAATGAATTGGAAAGCCGGGTGGAATTACGCACTCTTGAATTGTTAACCGCACAGGCAGATGCCACCGGTCAAACCGAGCGACTGAAAAGATTCTTTATGCAGGCTCCTGCTGGTATTTGCATACTTGATGGACCAGATTTTATATTTGAATTAGTTAACCCACCGTATCAAAAGCTTTTCCCGGGACGAAAACTCACCGGAAAACCCCTGTTAGAAGCATTGCCAGAGCTTAAGGATCAACTAATAGCTGATATTTTAAAAAACGTATACAAAACGGGTAATACGTTTGAAGGCAAAGAGTTATTAGTCCCCTTGGCCCGTGAAGCCGGCGGACCTTTAGAAGATCGCTACTTTACCTTTATTTACCAGGCCAGATATGATGCAACCGATAAAGTAGATGGCATTATGGTTTTTGCTTTTGAAGTAACCGAGGCGGTGCTGGTGAGACAAAAAGAAAAGGAAAACGAAGAGCGTTTCCGTTTTTTACTCAACGCCATGCCGCAGCAGGTATGGACAGCCCGTCCCAATGGCAAACTTGATTATGTAAATGAAGTAATCTGTGATGATTTTGGGCGAAGCGCCGAAGATATTATCAGCCAGGGCTGGCAAGCTTTCATCCATCCTGATGATCAGCAAAATTGCTTAAAAAAATGGCTCACCGCTTTACGAACAGGTCAGGAGTACCTGGTGGAATTCCGTTTAAAATTTCAGGACGGGCAATATCGCTGGCACCTGGCCCGGGCTGTACCGTTGATTGAAAATGGAGAGATCAAACTATGGCTGGGTACTAATACCAATATCGATATTCAGAAAACCAATGAGCAAAAAAAGGACGAGTTTCTTTCTATTGCCAGTCATGAATTAAAAACACCACTTACCAGCATCAAAGCGTTTAACCAGCTCATGATGCGTATTAGTGACCCCTCAAAGCTTAATGATCTTATTCAAAAGTCGGCCGCGCATGTATTAAGATTAGAAAAACTGATCAGCGATCTGTTGGATGTATCACGCATTAATGCCGGGAAGATGGATTATAATATGGAAACTTTCAATTTCCATGAAATGCTCAGGGATACTATTGATAGTGTGCAGCATACTACTACATCACACCGGATCATACTGGAAAGCGCAGAAGATATCACCTATACCGGCGATCGTTTCAGGCTGGAACAGGTAGTAAATAATTTATTGACCAACGCGATCAAATATTCGCCCGAGGCTGATACTGTTATTGTTAATTGTATACTGCATGATGATAACAGCCTGATTGTATCGGTTCAGGATTTTGGTATTGGCATCGAAGAAAAAAACCTGAGCCGCCTGTTTGAACGATACTACCGGGTAGATAATACAGCGATGCGCTTTGAAGGACTTGGCCTGGGTTTATTCATTTCGGCCGAGATCTTAAAAAGACATAACGGGAGTTTTTGGATAGACAGTGTGCCTAATGAAGGATCTACTTTCTTTTTCCGATTGCTGACACATCAAATCCCCAAACAAGCAGCCATCATACAAGGTGATCTGTATTATCATGATAGTGCCATCACGCTTAGCTACAATAGCATCCACTCGCGCATCGATGCCGACTGGACTGGCTTTCAAAACCTGGAATCGGTACAACAGGGATGCCATCGTATGTTAAACATGATGATAAAAAACAATGTTTATAAAATACTGAATAATAACATTCATGTGTTGGGCAATTGGTCTGAAGCTGTTGACTGGGTTGCCCAGGAATGTTTTCCGGCTATGCAGAAAGCCGGTTTAAGATATTTTGCCTGGGTTAACTCCCCAAGTGTATTCAGCCAGCTTTCGGCCCGCAAAAGCGTGAATGATCTCAATGGCGAAATGACCATTAGTTTTTTTGCCGATGTAATAACAGCCGAAACATGGATAAATAAACAGTAG
- a CDS encoding DUF1572 family protein: MTSDYLESVKKQFAYYKILGEKTFAQLTDEQLNWQYNAESNSIAMIVNHLSGNMLSRWTDIFNADGEKEWRNREAEFTVINPGRAELIERWNRGWECLLGVLEQLTADDLDRIIYIRNMGHTVAEAINRQLAHYPYHVGQIVFIGKMLCNENWSSLSIPRGKSEAYNADKFAKEKHREHFTDEFSDDKN; this comes from the coding sequence ATGACATCAGATTATTTGGAAAGTGTTAAAAAACAATTTGCCTATTATAAAATACTGGGTGAAAAAACATTCGCGCAATTGACTGATGAACAGTTGAACTGGCAGTATAATGCAGAATCAAACAGTATTGCCATGATTGTTAATCACCTGTCGGGAAACATGCTCTCCAGATGGACGGATATTTTTAATGCCGATGGAGAAAAAGAGTGGCGTAATCGCGAGGCTGAATTTACTGTCATAAATCCCGGGCGTGCTGAGCTTATAGAGCGGTGGAACAGGGGGTGGGAATGCCTTTTAGGCGTGCTTGAACAATTAACTGCTGATGATCTGGACAGGATTATTTATATCCGCAATATGGGGCATACAGTTGCTGAGGCCATTAACCGGCAGCTGGCACATTACCCGTACCATGTAGGGCAAATTGTTTTTATTGGCAAAATGCTTTGTAATGAAAATTGGAGTTCGCTTTCTATACCCAGAGGGAAATCGGAAGCTTATAATGCTGATAAGTTTGCCAAAGAGAAACATCGCGAGCACTTTACCGATGAGTTCAGCGATGATAAAAATTAA
- a CDS encoding sulfotransferase: protein MQKRTLIIAGMHRSGTSLISNWLTKCGLQLGEQLLGPGWGNEDGHFEDVEFLKMHEEVLNNNHLPSSGLTDVQIDTFSIYEKEKLKSIIKIKQQLYDQWGWKDPRTCLFLDVYQELLPEACYLIILRDYQSVVSSLLRREFKEVDQKYMSRKYLSRLVWQKFRRSRRLKKYYDENASKFLKVWIAYNQDILNCIKKLNNDSFIVVNYSLLNRADTQLFSFLENNWNFSLKYFKFKDVFKESHIGKDIEIDLHITDKTLIGTAIRLQDELKSFIHFS, encoded by the coding sequence ATCTCGAACTGGCTTACAAAATGTGGGCTGCAACTTGGCGAACAACTGCTTGGCCCGGGTTGGGGAAATGAAGATGGCCACTTTGAAGATGTGGAATTTTTAAAAATGCACGAGGAAGTTTTGAATAACAACCATCTGCCATCTTCTGGTTTAACTGATGTACAAATAGACACTTTCTCTATATATGAAAAAGAGAAGCTGAAAAGTATTATTAAAATTAAACAGCAGCTATATGATCAATGGGGCTGGAAGGATCCGCGTACATGTTTGTTTTTAGATGTTTACCAGGAGTTGCTGCCAGAAGCCTGTTATTTAATTATCCTGCGTGATTATCAGTCGGTTGTAAGTTCATTGCTGCGACGGGAGTTTAAAGAGGTAGATCAGAAATATATGAGCCGTAAATACTTATCCAGATTAGTATGGCAGAAATTCAGAAGATCACGCAGGCTTAAAAAATATTACGACGAAAATGCATCAAAATTTTTAAAAGTCTGGATAGCTTATAACCAGGATATTTTAAACTGTATTAAGAAACTTAACAACGACTCATTTATAGTAGTTAATTATTCTCTGTTAAACAGGGCAGATACCCAACTCTTCTCTTTTCTTGAAAATAACTGGAACTTTTCATTGAAGTATTTCAAATTTAAAGATGTATTTAAAGAGAGCCACATAGGTAAAGATATAGAGATTGATCTGCACATCACCGACAAGACGCTTATTGGAACGGCAATCCGATTACAAGATGAACTAAAAAGCTTCATTCATTTTTCCTGA
- a CDS encoding TetR/AcrR family transcriptional regulator — translation MGKLSLDKGRVSQKMKTREVLLLKANELLKQRTEISVDLVAREAGISKATAYRYFSSSEALKREASLQLKAKTNDNLFADLSNTDLKGRLDRLIDYHFNLFINNEIEFRLFLSSVIGESVIRKETPSRAGRRILLIREALKPLQSTLTSGVFDHMVNSLSIFFGIESITVLKDVCRLTNDEILQTWKWSVNRIVFFKD, via the coding sequence ATGGGGAAATTATCATTAGACAAAGGAAGAGTTAGCCAAAAGATGAAAACCCGCGAGGTTCTTCTTTTAAAAGCAAATGAATTACTAAAACAACGTACCGAAATAAGTGTCGACTTAGTTGCACGGGAAGCCGGAATTTCCAAAGCCACAGCTTACAGGTACTTTTCCAGTTCAGAGGCATTAAAGCGTGAAGCATCCCTCCAGCTAAAGGCAAAAACAAACGACAATCTTTTTGCAGATTTAAGTAATACCGATCTGAAAGGAAGGTTAGACCGGTTAATTGATTATCATTTTAATTTATTTATCAATAATGAGATTGAATTTCGCCTGTTTTTAAGTTCGGTGATTGGCGAATCAGTTATCCGCAAGGAAACACCATCAAGAGCCGGGAGGCGGATCCTCCTGATCAGGGAGGCTCTTAAACCATTACAATCAACATTAACATCGGGGGTTTTCGATCACATGGTTAATTCACTAAGTATATTTTTCGGCATCGAATCTATCACCGTTTTAAAAGATGTATGCCGGTTAACCAATGATGAAATACTACAAACCTGGAAATGGTCGGTAAACCGTATTGTTTTTTTTAAAGATTAA
- a CDS encoding alpha/beta fold hydrolase, translating into MASKLKIRGINLVYEDQGTGDVIVFIHGQPFNRSMWNYQSKVFSKTNRLIIPDLRGYGESITTEPLVLLDELALDIIYLLNELNISKAVLVGLSMGGQVALEIYRLAPHLVTGLVLADTDARAEDATSYLNRLALAKRLLSEGMERYTTQNIGHYLCKNTFDTNQEVVDHLSDMMINTDATGAAAVQLGRAERRDHSAMLSNIDFPTLIVVGDQDVFTPVSTAEYMHARINMAALVIIKNAGHMPNMEQPGQFNQLLKDYLDKI; encoded by the coding sequence ATGGCAAGCAAACTCAAAATTCGTGGTATTAATTTGGTATATGAAGACCAGGGTACAGGTGACGTTATTGTATTTATACATGGGCAGCCCTTTAATCGCAGCATGTGGAATTATCAATCGAAGGTATTTAGTAAAACAAATAGGCTCATTATTCCTGATTTAAGAGGGTATGGCGAAAGTATCACCACCGAGCCGTTAGTACTTTTAGACGAGCTTGCACTTGATATTATCTATTTGCTTAATGAACTGAATATTTCTAAAGCTGTATTGGTGGGTTTGTCAATGGGCGGACAGGTAGCACTCGAAATATACAGACTTGCCCCACACTTGGTGACAGGCCTGGTATTGGCTGATACAGATGCAAGAGCCGAAGATGCTACCAGTTATTTAAACCGGCTAGCGCTTGCAAAAAGGTTGCTAAGTGAGGGTATGGAAAGATATACCACTCAAAATATAGGTCATTACCTTTGTAAAAATACTTTTGATACCAATCAGGAGGTAGTAGATCATCTTAGTGATATGATGATAAATACAGATGCAACTGGTGCAGCAGCGGTACAGTTAGGTCGTGCTGAAAGAAGAGATCATTCGGCCATGCTTTCAAATATCGATTTTCCAACACTGATTGTCGTTGGAGATCAGGACGTATTTACCCCTGTTAGCACTGCAGAGTACATGCATGCCCGTATAAATATGGCTGCGCTTGTTATTATAAAGAATGCTGGTCATATGCCTAATATGGAGCAACCCGGGCAGTTTAATCAATTATTAAAGGATTATCTGGATAAAATTTAG
- a CDS encoding alpha/beta fold hydrolase, with protein sequence MKYSIFYSLILFIAMILPGYPVCAQQIRLKKGEQTIVTSDSIKLAIKVAGNGPVCIYIHGGPGQDYLSFEKMGGSNLEKKFTMVYLDQRGSGHSQNAKDYGLNRLVADIEETRKHLGVDKIYLLGHSFGGVLAVNYVQKYQGHVSGLILTNSTLHFFNNNSLREQITYSYHLLHKDTTITSDNTRELLLQNSIVRKKLNKAHLGYKLLADSMSTIEKMDSIESGYKRTSDFGYAVIAHLIDTTKQNHYPEYWIDYAPISSQIRVPVLVITGTHDYAIGTEHYKTFRFPNQQVVKLDGSHMLYYEKNAAFVAAVFRFIDK encoded by the coding sequence ATGAAATATAGCATCTTTTACAGCCTAATTCTATTTATAGCCATGATACTTCCCGGCTATCCGGTTTGTGCGCAACAGATACGGCTAAAAAAGGGAGAGCAGACCATCGTTACATCAGATAGTATTAAACTGGCGATCAAGGTGGCGGGCAATGGGCCGGTATGTATATATATTCATGGTGGCCCCGGGCAGGATTATTTGTCGTTTGAGAAAATGGGTGGCTCTAATCTTGAAAAAAAATTCACCATGGTTTACCTTGACCAGCGGGGCTCGGGGCATTCACAAAATGCGAAAGATTATGGTTTGAACCGCCTGGTTGCCGATATAGAAGAAACCAGGAAACACCTGGGTGTTGACAAAATTTACCTGCTTGGCCATTCATTTGGTGGTGTGCTGGCGGTTAATTATGTTCAAAAATATCAGGGGCATGTTTCCGGACTAATATTGACTAATTCGACGCTACACTTTTTTAATAACAATTCATTAAGGGAGCAGATTACGTACTCCTATCATTTGTTGCATAAAGATACTACCATTACCAGCGATAATACCAGGGAGTTGTTATTGCAAAACTCTATTGTCAGAAAAAAATTAAACAAAGCACACCTGGGTTACAAATTATTGGCCGATAGTATGAGCACCATCGAAAAAATGGATAGCATAGAATCGGGTTATAAACGTACTTCTGATTTTGGTTATGCCGTTATCGCCCACCTGATAGATACTACCAAACAAAACCACTATCCGGAGTATTGGATAGATTATGCTCCTATCAGCAGTCAGATCCGTGTGCCTGTACTGGTTATTACCGGCACCCACGATTATGCCATTGGAACAGAGCATTATAAAACTTTTCGGTTTCCTAATCAACAGGTAGTGAAGTTGGATGGCTCACATATGCTTTATTATGAAAAGAATGCAGCCTTTGTGGCAGCCGTATTTAGGTTTATTGATAAATAG
- a CDS encoding RDD family protein: MINEYYIVRDNEKHGPYSHTELMDMEVNATELVLSPLASDWQEAAELPEFDEYFKSIGVYVPTKHTVANFGWRLLAFVIDYLIIVLGFGLIGGVLVVIERFTTGTVSDNEAVSSPGADLLFRLLFLLALISYNSAFEATEMQGSIGKFICRLAVVNINGERLRFGTALTRNLFKILSSFFFCIGYFAMLWSSMKQCWHDQRAKTYVVRKPK, encoded by the coding sequence ATGATCAATGAATACTACATTGTAAGAGACAACGAAAAGCACGGCCCGTACAGCCATACCGAGTTAATGGACATGGAAGTAAATGCCACAGAACTGGTATTGTCGCCATTAGCTTCAGATTGGCAGGAAGCTGCTGAGCTTCCCGAATTTGACGAGTATTTTAAATCCATTGGCGTATACGTACCAACAAAACATACTGTAGCTAATTTTGGATGGCGCTTACTGGCCTTTGTTATTGATTATCTTATTATAGTACTGGGCTTTGGGCTAATTGGCGGAGTACTGGTTGTTATAGAACGGTTCACAACCGGCACTGTAAGTGACAATGAAGCAGTGTCATCACCCGGAGCAGATCTGTTGTTCAGGCTCCTTTTTCTCCTGGCATTAATTTCCTATAATTCGGCTTTTGAAGCCACAGAAATGCAGGGAAGTATTGGCAAGTTCATTTGTCGCCTGGCAGTTGTAAACATTAATGGGGAAAGGTTAAGATTTGGTACTGCACTAACGCGTAATCTGTTTAAAATTTTATCCAGCTTTTTCTTTTGCATTGGCTATTTTGCCATGCTATGGAGTTCAATGAAACAATGCTGGCATGACCAGCGGGCTAAAACCTATGTGGTTAGGAAACCAAAGTGA